Below is a window of Lepisosteus oculatus isolate fLepOcu1 chromosome 8, fLepOcu1.hap2, whole genome shotgun sequence DNA.
GCTATTATAATACACCGTCCTGTCGGAAAATCTAACTTGGGCACTGGGGAAGGAAATTCAAAACTAATTAGAACCTTGTACATTATAACTTATTTGAGGTATCAAGTCAAAATATCAAAGTCAAGATAGCATTTACCCTGTATCGAGCGCCCTCTGGTGTTTAAAAGCATTAAGCGTCACAGTCGTTCTGTCTGCTGTTCCTGATATCTATGGTCTCCAGTGTCTGTCCTCCTCAGGGCCGGAAGGACGTCACAGGGCAGCACCTGAGCGCCACCTGTCGACCAGCTCCGGAACAGCGGGCAGGATCCTACTGTAGTCCTGCATCAACTTTCCTTTCCTTCAATCTTGTGGGTGCAAATCAGAAAGTTTTGGGAATTCCTCACAAAGAGGCATGCAAAACGCGAGGCCGCTTGTCTGTGCGAAGATCAAATCAAACTGCGGTGGCTGAAAACCAGTCTGTACAAAAGCTTGGACAGCAACACGCAGGAGACTCTTTTAAAGCGGaagccattttttatttatggcaAAGCGTACTTCATCCCAGCCATTCCCTATATACAAAAAATGATATATTTACAGACAGAATACGAGATGGGATCCATGCGCGCCACAGTGtacaaaaataagataaaagcACACAGAGTAAAAGTGTTCGAATAAGCCCCGGTTTCGAGCACCTGTATCAGTTAAGACTCGTCGTTAAGGCTCACAAATTAAAACTTTGTAAAGTCTTGTGTCGTAAAATAGCTTCACTAAACCATCCACGgctcacagcagcagcaggcacGAGCTGTGCATCATCCAAACCCGCACAGGCGACGCCGGGCCAGCGGTCCCAACGCAAGCCACATGGCCTGACCCGCCGCGGGGGCAGGGCGCCGAGGAACACCCCGCACCGGCGACCGGCTGCAGGGACAGATCGCTGGCTCTGTCGCTGTGCAGCGACGGGACAAGGGGGGCGAGATCAGATAAGATCATCCTATTGGCcgaatacaatttcttgcatgaggaattcgtcttttcgcagaccccagcttgctctccatgagacacacagacagggagagaagctgggggtcagagcgcagggtcagacatttttatacggcgcccctggagcagctggggttcagggccttgctcaggggcccagcagagtaggattcctctgccggccgcgacaaccttccagccacgggCGCCGATCCTGAACCagagagccactgctccgccccagAGAGAATCTGGCACACGATGACCGGGGCAGCAGAGCCACACTCATCGGGCAGCAGGTTGTAGATCCCGGCCCATCCAAGcaagaggaaaagacagaaACAAGGGGGTGCaaaatccccccccccaacatTTTGTAATTTGCATGAACCAGTCTTCACACCTTCACACACGTACTGTAGTGAATACAGACACCTACAGGATGCACGACACACATACTGATCTGCGGTAATAACTTAGGGGAAGAGGCGTCTCCTTGTGGGTGGAGCGCAGGAAAGGGAGGTCAGAGTTCGGCCCTCTCTGtcggggggaggaggggggggatcGTGGCGATCGAGGTCACCACCACCCCGGTCGGGAGGCTTTTCCACACTCCGGAGGGGAACTCGGAAGTCTAGCGTTAAGGTCTTCTCAGTATCTTTAAATAAAACGCCGGTTCAGGACGCTGCGGTCCAGTGCTGACAGAAGGGTGTTTCCTGGCCGGTCCGGGCCCGCGGGGCGGGTCAGCCCCCCCGGGTCCCTCGTTACCGTTGCCACTGGGCCACGTTGCCCAGGTAGTCGCCCCCCAGCTCCGTGGCGTTCTCCTCCTGGTCCCACCAGCCCAGGGCCAGCCCGGCCTCCTCCTGTCCGCGGGGGGGGGCGCCCCCACCCGGCCGGCCGCCGCCCCCCCCGCCCGCCAGCCGCTGCCGCCTCTCCCGCTGGCGCCGCCGCCGGGCCTCGCGCCGCTCCTGCTGCCGGGCGAACCGGAAGCGCTGCAGGAAGAGGTCGCGGGCGAAGTCGTACAGCTCCACGTCCAGCCCGTTGAGGCGGCGGATGCGGGCCTGCGCGGCGGCCGCCACCTCCACGCCGGAGGCCCGCGTGCTGTTGAGCTGCGTGAAGGGCGAGATGAAGGCCATGCGGAAGGTGCGCTCGAACAGGTACTGCGTCTTGCGCTGGAACTCCGTCAGCCCGAAGAAGGCCATGCCCTGCAGGTTGCGCTTGGCGCTGTCCAGCAGCACCCGGCCGCGCGCCTCCTCGCTCATCGCCGTCAGGTTGTAGCAGCCCACCAGGCTCAGGTCGGCCAGCATGCGCGCCTGGCGGTTGTTGGCCAGGTTGTGGGGGCAGCCCATGAACTCCTCCAGCGTGCAGCCCGACCAGTCGTCGCCCGTGTAGCAGCTGGGCAGCTCCGAGGACGTGGGCGCCCGGCCGTCGCACACGTGCAGAGACGCCTTCCAGGTGGCCCCCCGCTGCACGTGGCGCCACTCGCTCAGGTAGCGCGACACCGGGTCCCGCAGGATGGTGATGTAGTAGTAGTTCCtgagggggaggagagcagggagaGAGTCAGTCCCACCACAAGCAAGGGCGGCGCGGGAAGGCTGGGCTCAGCCGGCGCCACCGGTTTCCTGGGAGGACCCTGCTGTCCCAACGAAGGACGCGGTTCAGGAAGAGCGCCGAGGAGGCCACTCCTGTTCATCTAGAGATGTGATGGAAACCAACCCTTCTGCTTCTACGATGCAATTACACCCATTTACAAATCCTGCGCTGACAGCTCTCCGGGCAGGATCATGCAGTATCATGCAATCTGGAAACATCTGGAGAGGTACATTTTCCAAACCCCAGACTAAAAATACACAGGTGCCGCAGACGAGCGGTTCTGCTCCGAGTGATTGGCCATTCTGGCTTCCACTGACCATTCAATACAGCACCACACCCTCTTGTGAAAGAATATACACTATATATCCAGGCAATATAAACTCCCTCTCATGGGTGTTATTAAGAGGCGGCAAACCCACTTAAAGCCACTAAAGCTGTATAAAAACCAGTCTCAAGACCTAAGGGCGGCTTCCTTCCACAGTTCGAAATCAGAACCAGGACGGGAGTACAGACTGGTAGAAATGGTCGTCCTGTAATGCCTCGGTCAGGCACTAGGGGGCAGCACAGACAGTATAATGATACCGGAGGAGACCAACTGAGGGGCTTGCTGCTGCATTTACTGAAAAAGATCTGGCTGCGAAGGGAACAATTGTCATGCTGAGAGCTCGTTCTGGTGTGAGCTATCCGCTGTCAGCTGTCAGGGGTGTGAAGCTTTGATCAGACTGAGCAAAGATGCTCACAGAAAGGGGAAAACGGGCAAATAGGGAAAGACAGACGGTCAGCGCAAAGGAATGGCGAAGGTGAAACTGCAGAAACGGAGCGTTTTGGCACAGAGAGACTAGCCAAAACTAGCAGCAATTTCCTCATTTTACACCAGGGAACTGGGGGAGCGGGGAGCTCACAACAGGCCAGTTCTGGTCGGAGAAGAAAACTGCGCTACGCTGCAGCGAAAGACAAAATGTTTAAGACATTGTTTGTCATCGTTTAAGATGTCGCAGGCTCCAAAGCGCTAAATGGAGCAGAGGCTCGTCCTGCACCAGGACCCAAGACCCGAGACCCCTCTGGTGGACTGATCCCACCCTCCCTTCAACAGCACTCAGCCAACTGTGGAATCGGGGAGGATGAATGTCTAACGACACGGATGGTGATATTACTGAAAGATTTCAATGTGCCACACAAATGCTGGGACACTGGGATGGGAAATACAGATGCTGAAACTGAAATGGCTGAAATGGGACATTTATTGACCTTATTAAAGCTTCTTGGAAAAGGAACCTACTGGGAAAATCCTGCTGCTACTGATCTAGTTTAGACCACGAAcaggaggcacgtctttacactaagagctgtgggagtgtggaacaagctacccagccatgtatcatgctttctttcaagaaaaaggTGGATGAGAATCTGGAATTAATTAGCCACTGACAACCAAAAAGGCTAATCATGCCACATAGTCTCATCGCTTAAgtccttatgtttttttttttccaaagaaccGGGAAATAATTAACAGAGGATATGTGAGAGAACCATAAAAAACGTGCTTATAGCATGAGAGCTTTTGATGTTCAGTAGATTTTAAATCCCTAAGGTTTGAGGATAGAGCAGGATGGTTTGAGAAGAGGCAGAGCAGGTGGTGAACTGGGAACAGATGGATTTAGAGGCAGCAGCATGGTTATACATCAAAAACAATGTTCAAGGCTCAAAACCAAGTCCTCAAAAAATCAGTTGAAGTATAGGAACATATGGCCTAAAGGGAAAATGAAGCCAAATCGACTGGAAGGAAGAGCACGCTGTGCATAGTGTATATACGACTGTAGCACGACCAGCTACAGGAAGAAATGACAAAGATATTAAattcacagagagagagagcaaagaATATTGCAACACGGGCAAAAAATAATGCAGGTCGACAATAGCGATGGAAGTGTAGAAGCTCAGGTCAGTAGTTTACAGGATAATGGAAAATTTAGATTGCTTTCGCTACTAAACtaccaaatgagcaagatggaCTCAATGCCTCAACACCTACGCCCCCAGCCTCTCTCGGGTTCCCCCAACAGCAGGACACAGCAGCATGTGCTGCTCGGAACTTTGCTACACCTTTCTTTAACCTGACCACGGCCCTCCTAGGACATC
It encodes the following:
- the hs6st2 gene encoding heparan-sulfate 6-O-sulfotransferase 2, with translation MDEKSNRLLLALVMLFLFGVIVLQYVCPGTDCQLLLRLQGSWASSPAAGGAGAAGGGGGGGGDPYVSEDWTPARFVPRYNFTAAELRRAVDFNIKGDDVIVFLHIQKTGGTTFGRHLVRNIQLERPCECRAGQKKCTCHRPGKQETWLFSRFSTGWSCGLHADWTELTRCVPAVMGDREAAAAAEKTPRNYYYITILRDPVSRYLSEWRHVQRGATWKASLHVCDGRAPTSSELPSCYTGDDWSGCTLEEFMGCPHNLANNRQARMLADLSLVGCYNLTAMSEEARGRVLLDSAKRNLQGMAFFGLTEFQRKTQYLFERTFRMAFISPFTQLNSTRASGVEVAAAAQARIRRLNGLDVELYDFARDLFLQRFRFARQQERREARRRRQRERRQRLAGGGGGGRPGGGAPPRGQEEAGLALGWWDQEENATELGGDYLGNVAQWQR